One part of the Micrococcus sp. 2A genome encodes these proteins:
- the fdxA gene encoding ferredoxin: protein MTYVIALPCVDVKDRACIDECPVDCIYEGERSLYIHPDECVDCGACEPVCPVEAIYYEDDLPDEWSDYSKANVEFFDELGSPGGAAKTGPTGFDHPLIAALPIQHEQTL, encoded by the coding sequence ATGACCTACGTGATCGCGCTTCCCTGCGTGGACGTCAAGGACCGCGCCTGCATCGACGAATGTCCTGTCGACTGCATCTACGAGGGCGAACGCTCGCTCTACATCCACCCCGACGAATGCGTCGACTGCGGAGCCTGCGAACCGGTCTGCCCCGTCGAGGCCATCTACTACGAAGACGACCTGCCCGACGAATGGTCTGACTACTCCAAGGCCAACGTCGAGTTCTTCGACGAGTTGGGTTCTCCCGGAGGAGCCGCGAAGACCGGACCGACGGGCTTCGACCATCCCCTCATCGCCGCATTGCCCATCCAACACGAGCAGACCCTCTGA
- a CDS encoding YdhK family protein, with amino-acid sequence MQRRLRTGLAAGALGVALVLAGCASGADDNQQTDPSATEEHQGHGGNNAESGDEEMEHPMDGGPAPEGIAEASEPTYPVGTEVQLTADHMEGMEGATATISGAFDTYTYSVNYTPAGGGDPVTDHKWVVQEEIEDAGDARLADGTEVTLLAEHMEGMEGVKAIIASSTDETVYMVDYETDGMKMTNHKWVVESEIQPAS; translated from the coding sequence ATGCAGAGGAGACTGCGAACAGGACTGGCAGCGGGAGCCCTCGGAGTGGCGCTCGTGCTCGCCGGTTGCGCCAGCGGAGCAGACGACAACCAGCAGACCGACCCCTCGGCTACTGAGGAGCATCAGGGCCACGGCGGCAACAACGCAGAAAGCGGTGATGAAGAGATGGAGCACCCGATGGACGGCGGACCGGCACCCGAGGGTATCGCCGAAGCCAGTGAGCCCACCTACCCTGTCGGTACCGAGGTGCAGCTCACGGCCGACCACATGGAAGGCATGGAAGGGGCTACAGCAACGATTTCCGGCGCATTCGACACGTACACGTACTCCGTGAACTACACGCCCGCAGGTGGCGGCGACCCCGTCACTGATCACAAGTGGGTCGTGCAGGAAGAAATTGAGGATGCCGGCGACGCGCGCCTGGCCGACGGCACAGAGGTGACTCTGCTCGCCGAGCACATGGAAGGCATGGAAGGCGTAAAGGCCATCATTGCTTCGTCCACCGATGAGACGGTCTACATGGTCGACTACGAGACGGACGGCATGAAGATGACGAACCACAAGTGGGTCGTCGAGAGCGAGATCCAACCAGCGTCCTGA
- a CDS encoding heavy metal translocating P-type ATPase, translating into MFAMLLGYEVPGWAGWVAAALGTVMYVWGGRPFLTGAVSELKSRKPGMMLLIALAITVAFFASWAATLGLVHHELEFWWELALLIVIMLLGHWIEMRSLAQTTSALDSLAALLPDEAERVEGENVVKVAPADLDVGDVVIVRPGGSVPADGTIVDGRAEMDESMITGESRPVSRGEGQTVTAGTVATDSGLRVEITATGDDTALAGINRLVAEAQNSSSRAQRIADKAAAWLFWFALGAALVTAVVWTLIGMPDEAVVRTITVLVIACPHALGLAIPLVVSIATERAARGGVLVKDRLALESMRQVDAVLFDKTGTLTKGEPTVTGVEPTGELDADQVLALAASAEADSEHPLAKAIVTAAKDKGLALQQASGFSSSPAVGVTATVSGQEVRVGGPRLLEETGQHEVGTAEAWRSEGAIILHVLRGGQVVGGLRLADEVRPESRDAVDALHALGVEVVMITGDAEAVANEVGRELGIDRVFAGVRPEDKSAKVSQLQEEGKRVAMVGDGVNDAPALAQADVGIAIGAGTDVAIASAGVILASSDPRSVLSIIQLSRRAYGKMKQNLWWAAGYNLLSVPLAAGILAPVGFVLPMSIGAILMSASTVVVALNAQLLRRIDLTPEASTRSVLERQK; encoded by the coding sequence ATGTTCGCCATGCTGCTGGGCTACGAGGTCCCCGGCTGGGCGGGCTGGGTCGCCGCGGCACTGGGCACCGTCATGTACGTCTGGGGCGGCAGGCCCTTCCTCACCGGTGCCGTCAGCGAGTTGAAGTCCCGCAAGCCCGGGATGATGCTACTCATCGCTCTGGCGATCACGGTGGCCTTCTTCGCCTCCTGGGCCGCCACGCTCGGGCTCGTCCATCACGAGCTCGAATTCTGGTGGGAACTGGCGCTGCTGATCGTCATCATGCTGCTGGGCCATTGGATCGAGATGCGCTCCCTGGCCCAGACCACCTCGGCGCTCGACTCGTTGGCGGCACTGCTGCCAGACGAGGCCGAGCGCGTCGAGGGCGAGAACGTCGTCAAGGTGGCCCCAGCCGACCTCGACGTGGGCGACGTGGTCATCGTGCGCCCCGGCGGCAGCGTCCCGGCTGACGGAACCATCGTCGACGGCCGCGCCGAGATGGACGAGTCCATGATCACCGGCGAGTCCCGCCCGGTCTCTCGCGGCGAGGGCCAGACCGTCACCGCCGGCACCGTCGCCACCGACTCCGGCCTGCGGGTGGAGATTACCGCCACCGGTGACGACACCGCCCTGGCCGGCATCAACCGGCTCGTCGCCGAGGCGCAGAACTCATCCTCCCGCGCCCAGCGGATCGCCGACAAGGCCGCGGCCTGGCTGTTCTGGTTCGCTCTTGGCGCGGCGCTGGTCACTGCGGTCGTCTGGACGCTCATCGGCATGCCCGACGAGGCCGTCGTGCGCACCATCACCGTGCTCGTCATCGCCTGCCCCCACGCCCTCGGCCTGGCGATCCCGCTGGTCGTCTCCATCGCCACCGAGCGAGCCGCCCGCGGAGGCGTCCTAGTGAAGGACCGCCTGGCGCTGGAGTCCATGCGGCAGGTCGACGCGGTGCTGTTCGACAAGACCGGCACGCTGACCAAGGGCGAGCCCACCGTCACCGGCGTCGAGCCGACCGGCGAACTCGACGCCGACCAGGTCCTCGCCCTCGCTGCCTCGGCCGAGGCCGACAGCGAGCACCCGCTCGCCAAGGCCATCGTCACCGCCGCCAAGGACAAGGGCCTTGCCCTCCAGCAGGCCAGCGGCTTCTCATCCTCGCCCGCCGTCGGCGTCACCGCGACCGTCTCCGGCCAGGAGGTCCGCGTCGGCGGGCCCCGGCTGCTCGAGGAGACCGGTCAGCACGAGGTCGGCACGGCCGAGGCATGGCGCTCCGAGGGCGCGATCATTCTGCACGTTCTCCGCGGCGGCCAGGTGGTCGGCGGGCTGAGGCTCGCCGACGAGGTCCGGCCAGAATCCCGCGACGCCGTCGACGCCCTCCACGCCCTCGGCGTCGAGGTCGTCATGATCACCGGCGATGCCGAGGCGGTCGCGAACGAGGTCGGACGGGAGCTCGGCATCGACCGCGTCTTCGCCGGCGTGCGCCCGGAGGACAAGTCCGCGAAGGTCTCCCAGCTGCAGGAAGAGGGCAAGAGGGTCGCGATGGTCGGCGACGGCGTCAACGACGCCCCGGCTCTGGCGCAGGCCGATGTCGGCATCGCGATCGGCGCGGGCACCGATGTCGCCATCGCCTCGGCCGGGGTGATCCTGGCCAGTTCCGACCCACGCAGCGTGCTCTCGATCATCCAGCTGTCGCGACGCGCATACGGCAAGATGAAGCAGAACCTGTGGTGGGCCGCCGGCTACAACCTTCTTTCGGTGCCGTTGGCGGCCGGTATCCTGGCACCGGTGGGATTCGTCCTGCCAATGTCGATCGGCGCGATCCTGATGTCAGCCTCCACCGTGGTTGTCGCGCTCAACGCCCAGCTGCTGCGGCGCATCGACCTCACACCCGAAGCCAGCACGCGTTCCGTCCTGGAGCGCCAGAAGTAA
- a CDS encoding metal-sensitive transcriptional regulator — translation MSVDTDSHQHGYISDKERYLGRMKRIEGQARGIAKMIDEEKYCIDILTQVSALTRALQGVATGLLDDHLKHCVLDAAKLSDEAAVEKIQEATDAINRLVRS, via the coding sequence ATGTCTGTCGATACCGATTCCCACCAGCACGGCTACATCAGCGACAAGGAGCGCTATCTCGGCCGCATGAAGCGCATCGAAGGACAGGCGCGTGGGATCGCGAAGATGATCGATGAGGAGAAGTACTGCATCGACATCCTCACCCAGGTCTCCGCTCTGACCCGTGCCCTCCAGGGGGTTGCGACTGGTCTGCTCGACGACCATCTCAAGCACTGCGTGCTTGATGCCGCCAAGCTCAGCGACGAGGCGGCCGTCGAGAAGATCCAGGAAGCCACCGACGCCATCAACCGGCTCGTTCGCTCCTGA
- a CDS encoding helix-turn-helix domain-containing protein produces MKKVEHVHATYDTPHLNAAVGVFALLANPVSVKMILAIRDIEVSANHLADIVDLPVDQTSHELHRLESAGIVSRQRRESGDFYLLNGVHAGALAEAAIFHAEHQQQERTRAGSPTSNSRPN; encoded by the coding sequence ATGAAGAAGGTTGAGCACGTGCACGCCACGTATGACACACCGCATCTGAATGCGGCGGTCGGAGTCTTCGCGTTGCTGGCGAATCCGGTGAGTGTGAAGATGATCCTCGCCATTCGCGACATCGAGGTCTCTGCCAATCATCTGGCGGACATCGTCGACCTTCCCGTCGACCAGACCTCCCACGAGCTTCACCGCCTGGAGTCGGCCGGGATCGTGAGTCGGCAGCGACGCGAGTCCGGCGACTTCTACCTATTGAACGGTGTGCATGCCGGGGCGCTGGCTGAGGCTGCGATCTTCCATGCCGAACATCAGCAGCAGGAACGCACTCGTGCGGGTTCTCCCACCTCGAACTCGCGACCGAACTGA